TTAAACACTTTTCTTCCTTTAGGACTTACATTCTCGCAAAAGGGTGCAAAAAGCCCTCAATCCCCTGAGGGATGAGGGCTTGAACAATAAACGTTCAAGTTCAATCAGGCTTACAGATTGCTGTCGCCTGGTTTCCAGTTCATTGCACACAATCCACCGGATTGCAGAGCTTGCAGTACACGAAGTGTTTCTTCAACACTACGGCCTACATCATTGTGGTTAACCACTTGGTATTTCAATTCGCCTTCTGGATCGATGATGAACAAACCGCGTAGAGCAACGCCTTCTTCTTCGATCAGAACGCCATAATCTTTAGCAACTTGTTTTGTGATGTCGGAAGCAAGCGGGAAGTTCAATTGACCCAGACCATTGCTGTCTTTAGGTGTGTTGATCCAAGCTTTGTGGCTGTGTACGGAGTCAACGCTCACGCCAAGAACTTCAGTATCCAAAGCTTTGAATTGCTCAGCAGCATCACTCAAAGCTGTAATTTCAGTTGGGCACACAAAAGTGAAATCCAAAGGATAAAAGAAAAATACGAGCCATTTGCCACGATAATCGGACAGTTTTACGGAACCAAAGTCTTGTCCATCTCCCGATACTGTTTCCATTGCAAAATCCGGTGCGGGTCTACCAACCAAACGTTCTGCCATAACTAACAATTCCTCCTTTGGGATTATGTAAGCACTCAAGTTGAATGCTCATCATCAAGAAAAACGAGAACGCTTTTCCTGTAATTAAAATGGGTTTGTGACTTGATAACAAGTACAAGTAAAATGTTATCATCCGGACTTCTCAAAGTCAAGATTATAATCGTTGTTTTTTTATAATCATTATAAATAAGAATTTTTCGTGGCAAAAATTATAAAGGAACAGCCCTCTGCAATTCCGGATCGGAGCAAAGAGCTGTTCGGTTGTTACTATTATTAAGCTTGCTTTTGGATGGCTGCGACGATCAAATCGCCCATTTCTGTCGTGCTGATCGCTTTGCTCTTGTCTACAGCGATGTCGCTTGTACGATGTCCTGCATTCAGCACATCAGACACAGCTGCTTCAATTGCATCAGCACCTTCCGCATAACCAAAGGTTGTACGGAACATCAATGCCAGCGAAAGGATCGTTGCGATCGGATTCGCCAGTCCTTGACCTGCGATATCCGGCGCTGAACCGTGTACTGGCTCATAAAGACCAAAGCTTCCTTCACCCAGTGATGCAGATGCGAGCATGCCGATTGAACCTGTCAACATCGCTGCTTCATCACTAAGGATATCTCCGAACATATTTTCAGTCACGATAACGTCAAAGCTGGATGGACGACGCAGCAGCTGCATTGCACAGTTGTCTACAAGTACATGTTCCACTTCAACATCCGGATATTCCGGTGCTACACGGTTAACAACTTCTCTCCAAAGACGGGAAGTTTCCAGCACGTTGGCTTTATCTACTGAAGCCAATCTTTTGCTACGTCCTTGGGCAATTACAAACGCCTGACGAACGATGCGCTCCACTTCGGTTACATTATATACGCATGTATCCACTGCTTCTTCGCCTTGTGCACCTTCACGTCTGAACTTTTCACCAAAGTAGATTCCCCCGGTCAACTCACGCACGACCATCAGATCCGTACCTTCCAACACTTCCGGTTTCAAGGTGGAAGCATCTTTCAAGCAATCAAACACCACTGCCGGACGCAGGTTCGAGAACAGTCCGAGCGCTTTGCGAATGCCGAGCAAGCCTGTTTCGGGACGCAATTCCTTGCTGTTGTTGTCCCATTTTGGACCACCAACGGCACCGAGCAGCACAGCATCTGCACTCTTACATACTGTCAGTGTTTCTTCTGGAAGTGGTGTACCTTTTTCATCAATAGCGATTCCACCAAACAGCGCATGCTCTGTCTCAAAACGGTATCCGAACACTTCCTCCGTACGTTTGAGAACTTTTTCTGCCTCCGCTACGACTTCAGGACCGATTCCGTCACCTGCGATAACTGCAATTTTTTTCACGTCTGCCATGGGTTGTCCACTCCTTATATCCATTTCATTCGGTTATTCACTTCAATGATTAACGTGTCATTTTTAACTCTCTCTTTTGTATCATATTCAGAGGTCATTTGACCAAGATATACAATCTATGACTTTAATAGTTTTTACCTATAAGCTGTTTAAGATTGGTTGTTCTGCCCCTCTGACTGAGTTAAAATAAAACCTGAAGACAAATTCAGGTAACTCAGGAGGGATTGCAATCATGCAATACACGTACTTGGGAAAATCAGGTCTTAAAGTCAGCCGGATCTGTCTCGGCACGATGAACTTTGGTCCTGCTACAGACGAAAAAGAGGCATTCCGTATCATGGATGCGGCACTCGATGCCGGTGTGAACTTTTTTGATACCGCTAACATTTATGGTTGGGGCGAAAATTCGGGTCTCACCGAGGAGATCATTGGTCGCTGGTTTAAACAGGGCGGAGGCAGACGTGAAAAAGTCGTTCTTGCTACCAAAGTCTATGGCTCCATGCATGACGATACAGACGGTCCAAACAATGATGCAGGTCTCTCCGCCTACAAAATTAGACGGCATCTGGAGGGTTCCCTCCGCCGCCTGCAAACCGATCATGTTGAACTGTACCAGATGCACCATGTTGATCCCGCCA
Above is a window of Paenibacillus sp. E222 DNA encoding:
- a CDS encoding peroxiredoxin, which produces MAERLVGRPAPDFAMETVSGDGQDFGSVKLSDYRGKWLVFFFYPLDFTFVCPTEITALSDAAEQFKALDTEVLGVSVDSVHSHKAWINTPKDSNGLGQLNFPLASDITKQVAKDYGVLIEEEGVALRGLFIIDPEGELKYQVVNHNDVGRSVEETLRVLQALQSGGLCAMNWKPGDSNL
- the leuB gene encoding 3-isopropylmalate dehydrogenase, coding for MADVKKIAVIAGDGIGPEVVAEAEKVLKRTEEVFGYRFETEHALFGGIAIDEKGTPLPEETLTVCKSADAVLLGAVGGPKWDNNSKELRPETGLLGIRKALGLFSNLRPAVVFDCLKDASTLKPEVLEGTDLMVVRELTGGIYFGEKFRREGAQGEEAVDTCVYNVTEVERIVRQAFVIAQGRSKRLASVDKANVLETSRLWREVVNRVAPEYPDVEVEHVLVDNCAMQLLRRPSSFDVIVTENMFGDILSDEAAMLTGSIGMLASASLGEGSFGLYEPVHGSAPDIAGQGLANPIATILSLALMFRTTFGYAEGADAIEAAVSDVLNAGHRTSDIAVDKSKAISTTEMGDLIVAAIQKQA